In Chryseobacterium gotjawalense, the following are encoded in one genomic region:
- a CDS encoding TetR/AcrR family transcriptional regulator → MEEDTIFLTKVSQLFLENGAKTLTMDDIAKAFGISKKTLYVKYKNKEELIEEVLHFKLEEIITRLKYLDQTIENAIERMFCRDEEMDNVADANNTILIKQLIKYYPAIFNKHMIEFSDKFAEVLVHNIEKGREQGLYRTNFDAEVYSKLFFQLLMSMQNPLYVDPATINKAHYKHEIMSMYMNAITNEKGKEILNKIKY, encoded by the coding sequence ATGGAAGAGGATACAATTTTTTTAACAAAAGTTTCACAGTTGTTTCTTGAAAACGGTGCAAAAACTTTGACAATGGATGATATTGCGAAAGCTTTCGGGATCTCCAAAAAGACTTTATATGTTAAATATAAAAACAAGGAAGAACTCATCGAAGAGGTGCTTCACTTTAAACTTGAAGAAATTATCACCCGGTTAAAATATCTGGATCAAACGATTGAAAACGCGATTGAAAGGATGTTTTGCAGGGATGAGGAAATGGATAATGTTGCAGATGCCAACAATACCATCCTTATTAAACAATTGATCAAGTACTACCCGGCAATCTTCAATAAACACATGATTGAATTTTCAGATAAATTCGCCGAAGTTCTGGTTCACAATATCGAAAAAGGAAGGGAACAGGGATTATACCGAACTAATTTTGATGCAGAAGTGTATTCTAAATTATTTTTTCAATTGCTCATGTCTATGCAAAACCCTCTTTATGTGGACCCTGCTACAATCAATAAAGCTCATTATAAACATGAAATTATGAGTATGTACATGAACGCCATCACTAATGAAAAAGGAAAAGAAATTTTAAATAAAATAAAATATTAA
- a CDS encoding efflux RND transporter periplasmic adaptor subunit: protein MKKRTLFTILAIIIIGAGFYWILQNNKKKNQQEVAIVAEKNTDVAVRTAPVKREEISGEFTVNGTFLPNKQSQIASEINGQLVALYVKEGSYVKAGQSIGRLAGEKLNVTVGNANANLSQAQSALSRYEAAYKTGGVTALQLDQARLQVKNARSQVQSAQLQSGDTNIIAKISGIVNQKMVEVGSVVAPGTPLVEIVDISSLKLKVDVDQALVTQLSLGNNVKVKPDVIDGTIEGRITFIAPSASGALKFPVEITVPNSFNKLKAGMYASAMFNRTGVNSVLVVPRDAFVGSVSDNLIFVVKNNVAYLTKVQSGVNYGDKVEIVSGLNEGEQVVTSGQINLSDKTKIRILK from the coding sequence ATGAAAAAAAGAACTTTATTTACCATATTGGCCATTATCATTATCGGAGCCGGATTCTACTGGATTCTACAGAATAACAAAAAGAAAAACCAGCAGGAGGTTGCAATTGTTGCCGAGAAAAACACCGATGTAGCCGTAAGGACAGCGCCCGTAAAAAGAGAAGAAATCAGTGGCGAATTTACCGTTAACGGAACATTTTTACCCAATAAGCAAAGTCAAATTGCCTCAGAAATCAACGGACAATTGGTTGCACTATATGTTAAGGAAGGAAGTTATGTAAAAGCCGGGCAAAGCATAGGAAGACTAGCTGGTGAAAAACTAAATGTAACTGTCGGAAATGCCAATGCCAATCTATCACAAGCTCAGTCAGCATTAAGCCGATATGAAGCTGCCTATAAAACAGGTGGTGTTACCGCTTTGCAGTTAGACCAAGCGAGACTGCAAGTGAAAAATGCACGGTCACAGGTACAATCTGCACAACTACAGTCAGGTGATACCAATATCATTGCAAAAATCAGTGGTATCGTGAATCAAAAAATGGTGGAAGTAGGATCTGTTGTTGCACCGGGAACTCCTCTTGTAGAGATTGTTGATATTTCTTCATTAAAACTTAAAGTTGATGTTGATCAAGCATTAGTAACCCAATTATCATTAGGAAATAATGTAAAAGTAAAACCCGATGTAATCGATGGAACCATTGAAGGCAGAATCACATTTATCGCGCCCTCTGCATCGGGAGCTTTAAAATTTCCTGTCGAAATTACCGTTCCCAATAGCTTTAATAAATTAAAAGCGGGCATGTATGCAAGTGCAATGTTTAACCGGACAGGAGTAAACAGCGTACTGGTAGTACCAAGAGATGCATTTGTAGGAAGCGTAAGTGATAACCTCATTTTTGTGGTAAAAAACAATGTCGCTTATCTGACAAAAGTGCAGAGTGGCGTTAATTACGGCGACAAAGTAGAAATAGTAAGCGGTTTAAATGAAGGAGAGCAGGTAGTAACCAGCGGCCAGATCAATCTTTCAGACAAAACTAAAATTAGAATTTTAAAGTAA
- a CDS encoding TolC family protein, translating into MKKVALSLLFCGGLIFGQEVRILTLPEAISYALQNKADAKKAQLDIRKGEAQIAQVKSSAYPNISIGSNTSYNPLLQETVLPGDVFGEPGKQIKVAFGQKWTSSNNIQLSQVLFNQSVFTGLKAAKTTREFYIINKELTEEQIIEKVAHAYYQVYQSEQMLLNAENNLQITDQTIKIIKGLYDAGLARKIDYDRTVVAKNNIIATTQQLANSVQLSENALKFMIGMPMAEKIELPNQTFDPAILPDSDPGNFEDRAELRLASKQLELLEWQKKASEAEYYPTVGLIANYGFVGQGSKFPLWNGSKNGVYWSDLASIGLQINIPIFNGFATKSKVQLNEIDIEKAQTDFNETKLGLDLAHSNAITLLTNNMTTINMQLENVKLADEVLSNTRSNYQYGLATLSDILDAEKDLTQSKNNLTQAKLDYKLAEIELLKSQGKLNTLKEIN; encoded by the coding sequence ATGAAGAAAGTAGCACTAAGCCTCCTTTTCTGTGGCGGATTAATCTTCGGGCAGGAAGTAAGAATTCTTACTTTGCCGGAAGCCATTTCTTATGCTCTGCAAAATAAAGCTGATGCCAAGAAAGCCCAGTTAGATATCCGAAAAGGTGAGGCACAAATTGCTCAGGTAAAATCAAGCGCATATCCCAATATTTCAATCGGCAGTAATACTTCTTATAATCCATTACTGCAAGAAACTGTTTTGCCTGGTGATGTATTTGGTGAACCCGGAAAGCAGATAAAAGTAGCCTTTGGGCAAAAATGGACTTCCAGCAATAACATTCAGCTTTCACAAGTGCTTTTTAATCAGTCTGTTTTTACGGGTTTGAAAGCGGCAAAAACAACCCGCGAATTTTATATCATTAATAAAGAACTTACAGAAGAACAAATTATTGAAAAGGTAGCACATGCTTATTACCAAGTTTATCAAAGTGAACAAATGTTATTGAATGCTGAAAACAATCTTCAGATCACAGACCAAACCATTAAAATTATCAAAGGGCTATATGATGCCGGTCTTGCAAGAAAAATAGATTATGACAGAACGGTTGTTGCAAAAAATAACATCATTGCGACTACACAGCAATTAGCAAATTCGGTACAACTGAGCGAAAACGCGCTTAAATTTATGATTGGAATGCCGATGGCAGAGAAAATTGAGTTGCCCAATCAAACTTTTGATCCTGCCATTTTACCGGATAGTGATCCAGGAAATTTTGAAGACAGAGCAGAACTTCGTCTTGCAAGTAAACAGTTAGAACTTTTGGAATGGCAAAAAAAAGCATCTGAAGCAGAGTATTACCCAACGGTAGGACTTATCGCAAACTATGGCTTTGTCGGTCAGGGAAGTAAATTTCCTTTGTGGAATGGTTCAAAAAATGGAGTGTATTGGTCAGATTTAGCTTCAATAGGATTACAGATCAACATTCCTATTTTTAATGGGTTTGCTACAAAATCAAAGGTTCAGCTTAATGAAATCGACATTGAAAAAGCACAAACAGATTTTAATGAGACCAAATTAGGTTTGGATTTAGCACATTCTAATGCAATCACCTTGTTGACAAATAATATGACAACCATAAATATGCAGTTAGAAAACGTGAAACTTGCCGATGAGGTATTATCGAACACCAGATCAAATTATCAATACGGTTTGGCAACACTCAGCGATATTTTAGATGCTGAAAAAGACCTTACTCAATCCAAGAATAATCTCACACAAGCGAAACTGGATTATAAACTTGCAGAAATAGAATTGCTAAAATCGCAGGGAAAACTTAATACATTAAAAGAAATAAACTAA